The following are encoded together in the Microcaecilia unicolor chromosome 12, aMicUni1.1, whole genome shotgun sequence genome:
- the ARL4D gene encoding ADP-ribosylation factor-like protein 4D, producing MGNHLTEMAVNPSFLPQFTTLHVVVIGLDSAGKTSLLYRLKFKEFVKSVPTKGFNMEKIKVPVGNSRVITFQVWDVGGQEKLRPLWKSYTRRTDGMVFVVDSAEVERMEEAKVELHKITRTSENQGVPVLVLANKQDLPTALSVTEVEKLLALHELGSATLNAIQGCSAADGLGLHQGLEKLYEMVIKRKKMVRNSKKKR from the coding sequence ATGGGGAACCACCTCACTGAAATGGCTGTCAATCCCTCCTTCTTGCCTCAGTTCACCACTCTCCATGTTGTGGTTATTGGGCTGGACTCTGCTGGCAAGACTTCTCTGCTCTACAGACTGAAATTTAAGGAATTTGTGAAAAGTGTCCCAACTAAGGGCTTCAACATGGAAAAGATCAAGGTGCCAGTTGGGAACTCGAGGGTCATCACCTTCCAAGTCTGGGATGTGGGAGGCCAAGAGAAGCTGAGGCCCCTCTGGAAGTCATATACGCGGCGGACAGATGGGATGGTGTTTGTGGTGGACTCGGCAGAGGTTGAGCGCATGGAGGAGGCCAAGGTCGAGCTCCATAAAATCACTAGGACTTCTGAGAACCAAGGTGTGCCTGTTCTGGTACTGGCCAACAAGCAGGATCTGCCCACGGCTTTGTCCGTGACAGAAGTGGAGAAGCTGCTGGCCCTCCATGAACTTGGCTCTGCCACCTTGAATGCCATTCAGGGCTGCAGTGCAGCGGATGGCCTGGGGCTCCACCAAGGCCTGGAGAAGCTCTATGAGATGGTTATAAAGAGGAAGAAGATGGttcgaaacagcaaaaaaaaGCGATGA